One Coffea arabica cultivar ET-39 chromosome 5c, Coffea Arabica ET-39 HiFi, whole genome shotgun sequence DNA window includes the following coding sequences:
- the LOC113690079 gene encoding trans-resveratrol di-O-methyltransferase-like — MDLARNLGDHGGEFFQAQAHIWNHIFNFINSMSLKCAIQLGIPDIIHKHGQPMTLDQLIDALPIKNAKAPFIYRLMRILIHSGFFIEAKIPGTENDNQKGYLLTSASELLLKTNPFSVTPFLLAMLDPIFTDPWHHFSQWFQNSDESPFYTCHGRPLWELAGHEPRLNQFFNEAMASDARLVSSMVIKDSKHVFEGLNSLVDVGGGTGTFTEAIADAFPRLKCTVLDLPHVVDGLESSKNLAYVGGDMFEAIPPADTVLLKWILHDWSDEECVQILRKCKEAIPSKEKGGKVIIIDILLKSQQKGDDDHEAIETQLLFDMLMMVLLKGRERNEKDWAKLFFEAGFNDYKITAALGLRSIIEVYYY, encoded by the exons atggatTTGGCTAGAAATCTTGGTGATCATGGTGGTGAGTTTTTTCAAGCTCAAGCTCACATTTGGAACCATATATTCAACTTCATAAATTCCATGTCCCTCAAATGCGCAATTCAATTAGGCATTCCAGACATTATTCACAAACATGGTCAGCCGATGACCCTTGATCAATTGATCGATGCTCTTCCCATCAAGAATGCAAAAGCCCCTTTCATTTATCGTCTCATGCGGATTTTGATCCACTCAGGCTTCTTCATTGAAGCAAAGATTCCTGGAACTGAGAATGATAATCAAAAGGGCTATCTGCTTACTTCTGCTTCTGAGCTTCTTTTAAAGACTAACCCTTTCAGCGTGACGCCGTTTTTACTGGCCATGCTCGATCCCATCTTCACTGATCCATGGCACCATTTCAGCCAGTGGTTTCAGAACAGTGATGAATCCCCATTTTATACTTGCCATGGGAGGCCACTTTGGGAGCTTGCAGGCCATGAGCCGCGGCTTAATCAATTCTTTAACGAAGCAATGGCTAGCGATGCCCGGCTGGTTAGTAGCATGGTGATCAAAGATTCTAAGCATGTTTTTGAGGGTTTGAATTCCTTGGTGGATGTTGGAGGTGGAACTGGAACTTTTACTGAGGCCATTGCCGATGCTTTCCCTCGCCTGAAATGCACTGTGCTTGATCTTCCTCATGTTGTTGATGGCCTGGAAAGTAGTAAGAACCTAGCCTATGTCGGAGGAGACATGTTTGAAGCAATTCCTCCTGCAGACACAGTTTTATTGAAG TGGATATTGCATGATTGGAGCGACGAGGAGTGTGTACAAATACTTAGGAAATGTAAAGAAGCAATTCCTAGCAAGGAAAAAGGAGGCAAGGTGATAATTATTGACATCTTACTCAAAAGCCAGCAGAAAGGGGATGATGATCATGAGGCGATTGAAACCCAACTGCTCTTTGATATGCTGATGATGGTTCTACTCaaaggaagagaaagaaatgagaAAGATTGGGCAAAACTTTTCTTTGAGGCAGGCTTCAATGACTATAAGATAACTGCAGCATTGGGCTTGAGATCTATCATTGaggtttattattattaa